A stretch of the Enterobacteriaceae bacterium ESL0689 genome encodes the following:
- a CDS encoding phosphoribosylaminoimidazolesuccinocarboxamide synthase has translation MHKQAELYRGKAKTVYSTEDPQRLILEFRNDTSAGDGARIAQFERKGMVNNKFNYFIMQKLEQAGIPTQMEALLSDTECLVKRLQMVPVECVIRNRAAGSLVTRLGIKEGTELNPPLFDLFLKNDALHDPMINASYCETFGWVNKQNLVRMRELTAKANTVLQKLFDDANLILVDFKLEFGLFQGEVVLGDEFSPDGCRLWDKNTLNKMDKDRFRQNLGGLIDAYEEVARRIGVPLD, from the coding sequence ATGCACAAACAAGCAGAGCTGTATCGTGGTAAAGCGAAAACGGTTTATAGCACCGAAGATCCGCAACGGCTGATCCTGGAATTCCGCAATGATACATCCGCGGGAGATGGGGCACGCATCGCTCAGTTTGAGCGAAAAGGCATGGTGAACAATAAATTCAACTACTTCATTATGCAAAAACTCGAGCAGGCGGGAATACCGACGCAGATGGAGGCGCTGCTTTCCGATACGGAATGTCTGGTCAAACGGCTGCAAATGGTGCCGGTAGAGTGTGTGATCCGCAATCGTGCCGCAGGCTCTCTGGTTACACGGCTGGGAATTAAAGAGGGGACGGAACTCAATCCACCGCTGTTTGATCTGTTCCTGAAAAACGATGCCCTGCATGATCCGATGATCAATGCCTCTTATTGTGAAACCTTTGGCTGGGTGAATAAACAAAACCTGGTACGGATGCGTGAACTTACCGCTAAAGCTAATACCGTATTGCAGAAGCTGTTCGATGATGCGAATTTGATCCTGGTTGACTTTAAACTGGAATTTGGCCTGTTCCAGGGCGAGGTGGTATTAGGCGATGAATTTTCTCCCGACGGCTGTCGGTTATGGGATAAAAATACTCTTAATAAAATGGATAAAGATCGTTTCCGGCAAAATCTCGGTGGATTGATTGATGCCTATGAAGAGGTCGCCCGGCGTATTGGGGTGCCACTGGACTGA
- the dapA gene encoding 4-hydroxy-tetrahydrodipicolinate synthase, whose product MFTGSIVALITPMDDKGKVCRSDLKKLIDYHVASGTSAIVSVGTTGESATLSHEEHGDVVMMTLELADGRIPVIAGTGANATTEAISLTQRFENSGVVGCLTVTPYYNRPTQEGLFQHFKTIAENSGLPQILYNVPTRTGCDMLPETVGRLSKVKNIIGIKEATGNLSRVHQIKALVAEDFILLSGDDATAVDFMQLGGQGVISVTANVAAREMADVCQLMAEGQFEQARAINQRLMALHTHLFIEPNPIPVKWACKALGLVTTDTLRLPLTPLTEKGIHSVTAALQHADLL is encoded by the coding sequence ATGTTCACGGGAAGTATTGTAGCGCTTATTACGCCGATGGATGACAAGGGAAAAGTTTGTCGGTCAGACCTGAAAAAACTGATTGATTACCATGTCGCCAGCGGCACATCGGCAATTGTTTCGGTAGGAACGACCGGAGAATCAGCGACACTGAGCCATGAAGAACATGGTGATGTCGTGATGATGACCCTGGAACTGGCTGACGGCCGGATCCCGGTTATCGCCGGTACGGGGGCTAATGCGACGACTGAAGCCATCAGTCTGACTCAACGCTTTGAAAATAGCGGTGTTGTTGGTTGCCTGACCGTGACACCGTATTACAACCGTCCGACCCAGGAAGGTTTATTCCAGCACTTTAAGACTATCGCTGAGAACAGCGGGCTACCGCAAATTTTATATAACGTGCCCACGCGTACCGGGTGTGATATGTTACCGGAGACCGTTGGCCGTTTGTCAAAGGTGAAAAATATTATTGGTATTAAGGAAGCGACAGGCAATTTAAGCCGGGTGCATCAGATCAAAGCCCTGGTTGCGGAAGATTTTATTTTGCTCAGTGGCGATGATGCCACGGCAGTCGATTTTATGCAGCTCGGTGGTCAGGGCGTGATTTCGGTCACCGCGAATGTGGCCGCGCGTGAAATGGCGGATGTATGCCAGTTGATGGCAGAAGGCCAGTTTGAGCAGGCTCGTGCGATTAATCAACGTCTGATGGCATTGCATACTCACTTATTTATCGAGCCCAATCCCATCCCGGTGAAATGGGCATGTAAGGCGCTAGGACTGGTGACAACTGATACGTTACGCCTGCCGCTAACCCCGCTGACTGAAAAAGGCATCCACAGCGTGACCGCCGCACTTCAGCATGCCGATTTGCTGTAA
- the arsC gene encoding arsenate reductase (glutaredoxin) (This arsenate reductase requires both glutathione and glutaredoxin to convert arsenate to arsenite, after which the efflux transporter formed by ArsA and ArsB can extrude the arsenite from the cell, providing resistance.), which translates to MPDLIKIYHNPRCSKSRETLSLLQQHGITPEEVYYLDNPPDAVTLRQLLSLLGMSSARELMRQKEALYQSLDLANPQLSEEELIQALVSYPQLMERPIVVCQHQARIGRPPERVLEIITAGVSL; encoded by the coding sequence ATGCCGGATTTGATTAAGATTTACCATAACCCACGCTGTAGCAAAAGCCGCGAGACATTAAGCCTGTTGCAGCAGCACGGCATAACACCTGAAGAGGTGTACTATCTGGATAACCCGCCAGATGCCGTAACATTGCGACAATTACTGTCGCTGCTCGGTATGTCCAGCGCCCGTGAACTGATGCGCCAGAAAGAGGCGCTTTATCAGTCACTGGATCTCGCTAACCCACAACTTAGCGAAGAAGAACTGATTCAGGCACTGGTCAGCTATCCGCAATTGATGGAACGGCCAATCGTCGTTTGCCAGCATCAGGCACGCATCGGCCGCCCACCGGAGAGGGTGCTGGAGATCATTACAGCCGGAGTGTCTCTTTGA
- the bamC gene encoding outer membrane protein assembly factor BamC: MTDLQQKPPLMKMAAISMIMLLAACSSDSRYKRQVSGDESYLQATPLSELHAPAGLILPLQTGNYDIPQVTSTGALGKALDIRPPAQPLALVNGTRTQFKGDTAILTLEKRQSDGLWPQVVSILQARNDTITRRDDAGESLNTDWVTWSRLDEDQPYRGRYQIAIKPQGYQQALIVKLINLEQDGKPVADPASLQRYSTAMLNVISEGLDANISRAQNDGQQKDGVTFDVQSASDETGLPMLVVRAPFDRVWQRLPDTLAKVGMKVTDSTRSKGNIALTYKPISDSHWQTLGVADPGLLAGDYKLQVGDLDNRSSMQFIDPKGHTLTQAQNDALVVLFQAAFRQ; the protein is encoded by the coding sequence ATGACTGACTTACAACAGAAGCCACCGCTGATGAAAATGGCGGCTATTTCGATGATTATGCTTCTTGCTGCCTGTAGTTCGGATTCCCGCTACAAGCGCCAGGTCAGCGGTGATGAATCCTATCTGCAAGCGACGCCACTCAGTGAACTCCATGCGCCCGCAGGGCTTATTCTGCCCCTCCAGACAGGTAATTACGATATCCCCCAGGTGACCAGCACTGGTGCGCTGGGTAAAGCACTGGATATTCGCCCACCCGCTCAGCCGCTGGCGCTGGTAAACGGTACGCGAACGCAATTTAAGGGTGATACCGCGATATTAACGTTAGAAAAGCGCCAGAGCGATGGCTTGTGGCCACAGGTAGTCAGCATCTTACAGGCGCGGAACGATACCATTACCCGACGTGATGATGCGGGAGAGAGTCTCAATACCGACTGGGTGACGTGGTCACGACTTGATGAGGATCAGCCCTATCGTGGCCGTTATCAGATTGCCATTAAACCGCAAGGCTACCAGCAGGCGCTTATTGTCAAGTTGATTAACCTCGAACAAGACGGAAAACCGGTTGCTGATCCCGCGTCGTTGCAGCGTTACAGCACTGCGATGCTGAATGTTATTTCTGAAGGCCTGGATGCAAATATCTCGCGAGCACAGAATGACGGACAACAAAAGGATGGCGTCACCTTTGATGTGCAGAGTGCATCCGATGAGACCGGCCTGCCGATGCTGGTGGTTCGCGCCCCCTTTGACCGGGTGTGGCAACGTCTGCCGGATACGTTAGCCAAAGTCGGCATGAAAGTGACGGACAGTACCCGCTCGAAGGGAAATATTGCCCTGACTTACAAGCCGATCTCTGACAGTCACTGGCAGACGCTGGGTGTTGCAGACCCGGGTCTGCTTGCCGGCGATTACAAACTACAGGTCGGGGATCTCGATAACCGCAGTAGCATGCAGTTTATCGATCCTAAAGGCCATACGTTAACGCAGGCGCAAAATGATGCTCTGGTCGTCCTGTTCCAGGCGGCATTCAGGCAGTAA
- the uraA gene encoding uracil permease, translating into MTRRAIGVNEKPPFLQTIALSLQHLFAMFGATVLVPILFHIDPATVLLFNGLGTLLYLFICQGKIPAYLGSSFAFISPVLLLLPQGYDVALGGFIACGVLFCLVSLIVKKAGIGWLNVMFPPAAMGAIVAVIGLELAGVAANMAGLLPADGHAPESKTIIISMATLAVTILGSVLFRGFLAIIPILIGVLAGYALAFGMGIVDITPIVKAPWFSLPTFYTPRFEWFAILTVLPAALVVIAEHIGHLVVTANIVKKDLLRDPGLHRSMFANGLSTIISGFFGSTPNTTYGENIGVMAITRVYSTWVIGGAAILAILLSCIGKLAAAIQAIPVPVMGGVSLLLYGVIGTSGIRVLIESKVDYNKAQNLILTAIILIIGVSGAKVNIGAVELKGMALATLVGVALSLIFRLIDLLRPEQPIADATEDHPS; encoded by the coding sequence ATGACGCGTCGCGCCATTGGAGTGAATGAAAAACCCCCCTTTCTACAAACGATTGCTCTGAGCTTACAACATCTGTTTGCGATGTTCGGTGCAACCGTTTTAGTCCCCATTCTGTTTCATATTGATCCGGCGACCGTTCTGTTGTTTAACGGTCTGGGAACCTTACTGTATCTGTTTATTTGTCAGGGCAAGATCCCGGCCTATCTGGGATCGAGCTTTGCTTTTATCTCTCCGGTCTTATTGCTGTTACCACAAGGCTATGACGTGGCGCTGGGCGGATTTATTGCCTGTGGGGTACTGTTTTGTCTGGTCTCGTTGATCGTCAAAAAAGCAGGTATTGGCTGGCTGAATGTGATGTTTCCACCTGCAGCAATGGGCGCGATTGTTGCGGTTATTGGCCTCGAACTGGCTGGTGTCGCCGCCAATATGGCCGGTCTTCTGCCTGCCGACGGACACGCGCCTGAGAGTAAAACGATCATTATTTCGATGGCGACCCTGGCGGTGACGATATTAGGATCAGTGCTGTTTCGTGGCTTTCTGGCGATTATCCCGATTCTTATTGGTGTGCTGGCCGGTTATGCGCTCGCCTTTGGGATGGGTATTGTGGATATCACCCCGATTGTAAAAGCGCCCTGGTTTTCTCTGCCGACGTTCTATACCCCGCGTTTTGAATGGTTTGCTATTTTGACCGTGCTGCCCGCCGCCCTGGTGGTGATTGCCGAACATATCGGTCATCTGGTGGTAACGGCGAATATTGTCAAAAAGGATCTTCTGCGCGATCCGGGTTTACATCGTTCGATGTTTGCCAATGGCTTATCGACTATCATTTCTGGTTTTTTTGGTTCGACACCGAATACCACTTATGGCGAGAATATTGGCGTTATGGCGATAACCCGGGTTTACAGCACCTGGGTTATCGGCGGGGCGGCGATTTTGGCTATTCTGCTCTCCTGTATTGGTAAGCTGGCGGCGGCGATCCAGGCGATTCCTGTGCCAGTGATGGGCGGGGTCTCACTGCTGCTGTATGGTGTGATTGGCACCTCAGGCATTCGTGTGCTGATCGAATCGAAAGTCGATTATAACAAAGCACAAAATTTGATCCTGACCGCGATCATTCTGATTATTGGTGTCAGTGGTGCGAAAGTGAATATCGGCGCGGTAGAACTGAAAGGGATGGCGCTGGCGACGCTTGTCGGGGTGGCGCTAAGCCTCATTTTCAGATTAATCGATCTGCTACGTCCGGAACAACCGATAGCTGATGCGACGGAAGATCATCCATCATGA
- a CDS encoding AI-2E family transporter, whose amino-acid sequence MLEMLVQWYRRWFSNPDAIALLVILLAGFGIIFFFSHLLAPLLVAIVLAYLLEWPTVRLQYTGLSRTWATVVILILFVGILLLMALVVIPVAWQQGMYLIRDMPGMLNKLSDFAATLPRRYPALMDAGIIDAMSENMRNRILNVGDSVVQYSLASLVGLLTLAVYLILVPLMVFFLLKDKEQMLNALRRVLPRNRGLAGQVWQEMNQQITNYIRGKALEMVVVGVATWIGFIFFNLNYSLLLAVLVGVSVLIPYIGAFVVTIPVVAVALFQFGSGTEFWSFLAVYLIIQGLDGNLLVPILFSEAVNLHPLVIILSVIIFGGLWGFWGVFFAIPLATLFKAVIHAWPDNAAVDIKPEKPGN is encoded by the coding sequence ATGCTTGAGATGTTAGTTCAGTGGTATCGCCGCTGGTTCAGTAATCCGGATGCCATAGCACTGCTGGTGATCCTGCTGGCGGGTTTCGGTATCATTTTCTTTTTTAGTCACCTGCTGGCGCCTTTACTGGTCGCCATTGTGCTGGCCTATTTGCTGGAATGGCCAACTGTCCGGCTGCAATATACAGGACTTTCAAGAACCTGGGCGACGGTGGTGATTCTTATTCTGTTTGTCGGCATTCTGTTATTGATGGCGCTGGTGGTGATACCTGTCGCCTGGCAGCAGGGCATGTATCTGATTCGTGATATGCCAGGGATGCTCAATAAGCTCTCTGATTTTGCTGCAACATTGCCACGCCGTTATCCGGCTCTGATGGACGCCGGTATTATTGATGCGATGTCGGAAAATATGCGCAATCGCATATTGAACGTCGGTGATTCCGTGGTGCAATACTCCCTGGCTTCTCTGGTGGGGCTATTAACGCTGGCGGTCTATCTGATCCTGGTGCCATTAATGGTCTTTTTTTTGCTGAAAGATAAAGAACAGATGCTCAATGCCCTGCGCCGGGTACTTCCCCGTAATCGCGGGCTGGCCGGGCAGGTATGGCAGGAGATGAACCAGCAAATTACGAACTATATTCGTGGTAAAGCGCTGGAGATGGTTGTGGTCGGCGTTGCGACATGGATTGGTTTTATCTTCTTTAATCTTAACTATTCATTACTGCTGGCGGTGCTGGTGGGCGTATCGGTACTGATCCCCTACATTGGGGCTTTTGTCGTGACGATCCCGGTTGTCGCGGTTGCGTTGTTCCAGTTTGGTAGCGGTACAGAGTTCTGGAGCTTTTTAGCGGTATACCTGATTATTCAGGGGTTAGATGGCAATCTTTTGGTTCCGATACTGTTCTCGGAAGCGGTTAATTTACACCCGCTGGTGATTATCCTGTCAGTGATTATTTTTGGTGGCCTGTGGGGATTCTGGGGCGTTTTCTTTGCGATCCCGCTGGCGACGCTATTCAAAGCGGTGATCCACGCCTGGCCAGATAACGCCGCTGTTGATATCAAGCCTGAGAAACCCGGTAATTAA
- a CDS encoding M48 family metallopeptidase has protein sequence MFWQLKKTLMVTVLTALTLGGSGPALANMSDTLPDMGTTAESTLSVGQEIQMGDYYVRQLRSSAPLINDPLLIQYINTLGMRLVASASAVRTPFHFYLVNNDQLNAFAFFGGNVVLHSALFRYTDNESELASVMAHEISHVTQRHLARAMEDQKRNAPLTWAGALGSMLLAMANPQAGMAALTGTLAGSQQGLISFTRQNEEEADRIGIHLLQRSGFDPQAMPSFMGRLLDQTRYSSRPPEMLLTHPLPESRLADTRNRANQMPPVIVQSTADFYLAKARTLSMYQSGDNKLSEDIFITWAKGNIRQQHAATYGRALLALGKNNFALAYTTLQPLLNAEPQNPWYLDLATDIDLGQNRAADAINRLKNAHEIRNNPVLQLNLANAYLQNSQPDEAEKILNRYTFNHPEDINGWDLLTQAEAALGHRDQELAARAESVALTGQLDQAIKFLSSASAQVTLGSLQQARYDARIDQLRQLQERFRPYQKM, from the coding sequence ATGTTCTGGCAGTTAAAGAAAACACTGATGGTCACCGTCCTCACTGCGCTAACCCTCGGCGGTAGCGGGCCTGCTCTGGCGAACATGAGTGACACTTTACCTGATATGGGAACGACAGCGGAAAGCACACTCTCTGTTGGCCAGGAAATACAGATGGGTGATTACTATGTGCGTCAGCTTCGCAGTAGTGCGCCATTAATCAATGATCCTCTCCTGATCCAGTATATTAATACCCTCGGTATGCGTCTGGTCGCCAGTGCCAGTGCGGTACGCACACCGTTTCATTTTTATCTGGTTAATAATGATCAGCTTAACGCTTTTGCTTTTTTTGGCGGTAACGTGGTGCTGCACTCCGCACTTTTCCGTTATACCGATAACGAAAGTGAACTGGCCTCGGTGATGGCACACGAAATCTCCCATGTCACACAACGTCATCTGGCACGCGCGATGGAAGACCAGAAGCGCAACGCGCCACTGACCTGGGCCGGGGCGCTGGGCTCGATGTTGCTCGCGATGGCTAATCCACAAGCAGGAATGGCGGCGCTCACTGGAACCCTGGCGGGAAGCCAGCAGGGGCTTATCAGTTTTACCCGTCAGAATGAAGAAGAAGCTGATCGTATTGGCATTCATCTACTGCAGCGTTCAGGGTTTGATCCACAGGCTATGCCATCTTTTATGGGGAGATTACTCGATCAGACGCGCTATTCCAGTCGGCCACCGGAAATGTTACTCACCCACCCCTTACCCGAGAGCCGTCTGGCCGATACCCGCAATCGTGCTAATCAGATGCCCCCGGTGATTGTCCAGTCCACGGCCGATTTTTATCTGGCAAAAGCCAGAACCCTGAGCATGTATCAGTCGGGCGACAACAAACTCAGTGAGGATATATTTATCACATGGGCGAAAGGGAATATTCGCCAGCAACATGCTGCCACTTACGGACGCGCATTGCTGGCACTGGGCAAGAATAACTTTGCGCTGGCGTATACGACACTGCAGCCATTGCTCAACGCCGAACCGCAGAATCCCTGGTATCTTGACCTGGCGACCGATATCGATCTGGGACAAAACAGAGCCGCCGATGCCATTAACCGGCTAAAAAACGCCCATGAAATCCGCAATAATCCAGTTCTGCAACTGAATCTCGCCAATGCTTATCTGCAAAATAGCCAGCCTGATGAAGCGGAAAAGATCCTCAATCGTTATACCTTTAATCATCCTGAAGATATTAACGGCTGGGATCTCCTGACCCAGGCAGAAGCCGCGCTGGGTCATCGCGATCAGGAGCTGGCGGCACGCGCAGAAAGCGTGGCGCTGACCGGACAACTGGATCAGGCGATTAAATTTCTGAGTAGCGCCAGCGCGCAAGTGACGCTCGGTAGTTTGCAACAGGCACGTTACGACGCGCGTATCGATCAGCTGCGCCAGCTGCAGGAACGTTTCCGTCCCTATCAAAAAATGTAA
- the bcp gene encoding thioredoxin-dependent thiol peroxidase: MNPLQVGDMAPTFSLPDQDGEEVNLSDFQGQRVLIYFYPKAMTPGCTAQACGLRDNMDQLKKAGIEVLGISTDKPEKLSRFAEKELLNFTLLSDENHQVCEQFGIWGEKTFMGKTYDGIHRVSFLIDASGRIEHVFDDFKTSNHHEIVLNWLKENG; encoded by the coding sequence ATGAATCCACTGCAAGTCGGTGACATGGCACCGACATTTAGCTTACCGGATCAGGATGGTGAGGAAGTTAATTTAAGCGATTTCCAGGGTCAGCGTGTTCTGATCTATTTTTATCCAAAGGCAATGACGCCTGGCTGTACTGCTCAGGCTTGCGGTCTGCGCGATAATATGGATCAGTTAAAGAAAGCGGGTATCGAAGTACTGGGGATCAGCACCGATAAACCGGAAAAACTTTCTCGTTTTGCTGAAAAAGAACTGCTGAACTTTACCTTGCTGTCTGATGAAAACCATCAGGTGTGCGAGCAATTTGGCATCTGGGGAGAAAAAACGTTTATGGGTAAAACCTACGACGGTATTCATCGCGTCAGTTTTCTGATCGATGCCAGCGGCAGAATCGAACATGTGTTTGACGACTTTAAAACCAGCAATCATCACGAAATCGTTCTTAACTGGCTGAAAGAAAACGGCTAA
- the upp gene encoding uracil phosphoribosyltransferase — protein MKIVEVKHPLVKHKLGLMREFDISTKRFRELASEVGSLLTYEATADLETEKAVIEGWNGPVEIERIKGKKITVVPILRAGLGMMDGVLEHVPSARISVVGIYRNEETLAPVPYFQKLASNIEERMALVVDPMLATGGSMIATIDLLKNAGCSSIKVLVLVAAPEGIAALEQAHPDVELYTAAIDQGLNEQGYIIPGLGDAGDKIFGTK, from the coding sequence ATGAAAATCGTGGAAGTGAAACACCCTCTTGTCAAACACAAGCTGGGGTTGATGCGTGAGTTTGATATCAGCACTAAACGCTTCCGGGAACTCGCCTCCGAGGTGGGCAGCTTACTGACCTATGAAGCGACAGCCGATCTGGAAACAGAAAAAGCGGTCATTGAAGGCTGGAATGGCCCGGTAGAGATCGAACGAATAAAAGGTAAGAAAATTACGGTGGTGCCGATTCTGCGTGCCGGGCTGGGCATGATGGATGGCGTGCTGGAGCATGTTCCCAGTGCGCGTATCAGCGTCGTGGGAATCTATCGTAACGAAGAGACCTTAGCGCCGGTTCCCTATTTCCAGAAGCTCGCCTCCAATATTGAGGAGCGGATGGCACTGGTGGTTGATCCGATGCTGGCAACCGGCGGATCGATGATCGCGACCATTGATCTGCTGAAAAACGCCGGTTGTTCCAGCATTAAAGTGCTGGTATTAGTGGCGGCTCCGGAAGGTATTGCTGCGCTGGAACAGGCACATCCGGATGTCGAACTGTATACTGCGGCGATTGACCAGGGGCTAAATGAGCAGGGCTACATCATCCCAGGACTTGGCGATGCCGGTGATAAGATTTTTGGTACTAAGTAA
- the hda gene encoding DnaA inactivator Hda has protein sequence MNASAQLSLPLYLPDDETFASFWPGSNTSLLAALQTVLRQEHSGYIYIWSRPGAGRSHLLHAACAELSQRGEAVGYVPLDKRAWFVPEVLDGMEQLALVCIDNIACVAGDELWEMAIFNLYNRILEAGKTRLLITGDCPPRQLNLGLADLASRLDWGQIYKLQPLSDEDKLQTLQLRARLRGFEIPEDVCRFLLKRLDREMRSLFIALDQLDRASITAQRKLTIPFVKETLRL, from the coding sequence CTGAACGCATCGGCACAGCTCTCTTTACCACTGTATCTTCCCGATGACGAAACGTTTGCCAGTTTTTGGCCGGGAAGTAACACCTCTCTTCTTGCCGCCTTACAGACCGTGCTGCGCCAGGAACATAGCGGTTATATCTATATCTGGTCACGCCCTGGCGCAGGGCGTAGCCACCTGTTACATGCCGCCTGTGCAGAGCTTTCTCAGCGTGGTGAGGCAGTCGGCTATGTTCCGCTGGATAAACGCGCCTGGTTTGTACCGGAAGTGCTGGATGGAATGGAACAACTGGCGCTGGTTTGTATCGATAATATTGCCTGTGTGGCGGGAGATGAGCTGTGGGAAATGGCGATTTTCAATCTGTATAATCGCATCCTCGAAGCAGGTAAAACCCGTCTGCTGATCACCGGTGACTGCCCGCCACGACAACTGAATCTTGGACTGGCGGATCTCGCCTCCCGTCTTGACTGGGGACAGATTTACAAACTGCAACCATTATCGGATGAAGATAAATTGCAGACGCTACAGTTACGGGCGCGTCTGCGTGGTTTTGAGATCCCGGAAGATGTCTGCCGTTTCCTGCTGAAACGTTTAGACCGGGAAATGCGTTCACTTTTTATCGCACTCGATCAACTCGATCGTGCTTCTATTACCGCACAACGAAAACTGACTATTCCGTTTGTCAAAGAGACACTCCGGCTGTAA
- a CDS encoding putative acyl-CoA thioester hydrolase, whose translation MNTFSVSRLALMLAFSVTLSACSSLPPDQQPSTQSAPGTASRPILSADEANTFTTAHYFAAQEDHAAGWQPTTITPPGSPDFVVGPAGASGVTHTTIQAAVDAAMARPGNHRQFIAIQPGEYAGTVYVPASPVALTLYGTGERASEVKIKQTIDAGMNIANWRQQVNPAGKYIPGKPAWYMFNNCQSQQETAVGMMCSAVFWSQNNGLQLQNLTIANLPENNADAGAYQAVALRSDGDKVQLDRVNLIGRQNTFLVTNSDIQNRLQPHRQTRTLVNNCYLEGQVDIVSGRGTVVFRESDFYVVDTHSQQETYVFAPATERDSPYGFLVINSRLIAPGNGVAHLGRSLDLDDTANGQIVIRDSIINEGFDTATPWGAAALSSRAFRGNTGSPDDSGHPQRQLNDNSVNRMWEYNNRGAGSLMTGD comes from the coding sequence ATGAATACATTCTCAGTTTCTCGTCTGGCGCTGATGCTGGCTTTTAGTGTCACGTTATCCGCCTGTAGTTCTCTCCCGCCTGATCAGCAGCCCTCAACACAATCAGCGCCAGGTACCGCTTCTCGCCCCATATTATCTGCCGATGAAGCGAATACTTTTACTACTGCGCATTATTTCGCTGCACAGGAGGATCATGCTGCAGGCTGGCAACCCACGACGATCACACCGCCAGGCAGCCCTGATTTTGTTGTCGGTCCGGCAGGTGCATCTGGCGTCACCCACACGACCATTCAGGCGGCGGTAGATGCGGCTATGGCGCGCCCGGGAAATCATCGTCAGTTTATCGCTATTCAGCCTGGGGAGTATGCTGGCACGGTTTATGTTCCCGCCTCCCCTGTGGCACTGACGCTATATGGCACCGGCGAGAGAGCGTCAGAAGTAAAAATAAAACAAACTATTGATGCCGGAATGAATATCGCGAACTGGCGTCAGCAGGTCAATCCGGCAGGTAAATATATTCCCGGCAAGCCCGCATGGTATATGTTCAATAATTGCCAGAGCCAGCAGGAAACCGCTGTTGGCATGATGTGCTCAGCGGTATTCTGGTCACAGAATAACGGTCTGCAATTACAGAATCTGACGATCGCCAATCTTCCTGAAAATAACGCAGATGCAGGCGCTTATCAGGCTGTCGCATTACGCAGTGATGGTGACAAGGTACAACTTGATCGCGTCAATCTCATCGGACGACAGAATACTTTTCTGGTGACCAACAGCGACATACAAAATCGTTTACAACCCCATCGGCAGACACGCACACTGGTAAATAACTGCTATCTTGAAGGCCAGGTTGATATTGTTTCCGGCCGTGGAACTGTCGTGTTCAGGGAGAGCGATTTTTATGTGGTGGATACACACTCTCAGCAGGAAACCTATGTCTTCGCACCCGCCACAGAGAGGGATTCCCCCTACGGTTTTCTGGTGATTAATAGCCGCCTGATTGCGCCAGGCAATGGTGTGGCTCATCTCGGACGTTCGCTGGATCTTGATGATACCGCCAATGGACAGATTGTGATCCGTGACAGCATTATCAACGAAGGTTTCGATACCGCTACCCCGTGGGGGGCGGCGGCGCTCTCCAGTCGGGCTTTCCGTGGTAACACGGGCTCTCCGGATGATAGCGGCCATCCACAACGTCAGCTTAATGACAACAGTGTTAACCGAATGTGGGAATATAATAATCGTGGCGCTGGCAGCCTGATGACTGGCGATTAA